A single genomic interval of Polynucleobacter necessarius harbors:
- a CDS encoding bifunctional riboflavin kinase/FAD synthetase: MNIFRGPTQFSAGPACALTIGNFDGVHRGHRALLKTLVDGAKTRGLVSCVMTFEPHPKEFFSPEQAPPRILNLRDKLAALAELGIDHVVVEHFNSAFAKLPREEFVSESIVKRLNAKWIVIGDDFCYGAKRAGNFASLKAAGEKYGFEVSSIQTIQENGDRISSSALRAALASGDMSLTEKLLGRPYGISGHVIHGQQLGRELGFPTLNLAVANHLHHRKPATTGIFTAQVLGLSDKPLPAVASLGVRPTVEDEGRVLLETHIFDYNADVYGKIITVELLEKIRDEAKYPDLETLTQAIAADAAHARNYFQKKAYV, translated from the coding sequence GTGAACATATTCCGTGGCCCCACCCAGTTTTCCGCAGGACCCGCTTGTGCCCTAACCATCGGCAATTTCGATGGCGTGCACAGGGGTCATCGCGCCCTACTCAAGACACTGGTTGATGGCGCCAAGACTCGAGGCTTGGTTAGTTGCGTGATGACTTTCGAGCCTCACCCAAAGGAATTCTTCTCTCCGGAACAAGCGCCACCCCGCATTCTCAATTTGCGGGACAAATTAGCAGCCCTTGCCGAACTGGGAATTGATCACGTGGTGGTTGAACATTTCAACTCCGCTTTTGCAAAACTGCCCCGAGAAGAATTTGTCTCTGAAAGTATTGTCAAACGCCTCAACGCCAAATGGATTGTGATTGGTGATGACTTTTGTTATGGCGCTAAACGCGCGGGTAACTTTGCTAGCTTAAAAGCTGCTGGTGAAAAGTACGGCTTTGAAGTGTCTAGCATTCAAACCATTCAAGAAAATGGTGATCGTATTTCTAGCTCAGCTCTACGCGCGGCACTCGCCAGTGGCGATATGTCATTGACAGAAAAATTATTAGGCCGTCCATACGGAATTTCTGGACACGTTATTCATGGCCAACAACTTGGTCGTGAATTAGGCTTTCCCACTTTGAACTTAGCGGTAGCTAATCACTTGCATCACCGCAAACCCGCGACGACTGGAATCTTCACCGCGCAAGTTTTGGGATTGAGTGATAAACCCCTGCCTGCGGTAGCCAGCCTAGGTGTTAGGCCCACAGTGGAGGACGAAGGCAGGGTATTGCTAGAAACCCACATCTTTGATTACAACGCGGATGTGTACGGAAAAATCATTACCGTAGAGCTATTAGAAAAAATCCGCGATGAGGCGAAGTACCCAGACCTCGAAACCCTTACACAAGCGATTGCAGCAGATGCAGCGCATGCCAGAAATTATTTCCAGAAAAAAGCTTATGTCTGA
- the ileS gene encoding isoleucine--tRNA ligase: protein MSRKKLMSEKENSYPVNLLDTSFPMRGDLAKREPQWVAAWQKNTLYEKIRAAHANQPTFILHDGPPYANGDIHIGHAVNKILKDMIVKSRWLMGFDSAYVPGWDCHGMPIEIQIEKEFGKNLPTAEVQSKARAYAHVQVEKQKKDFERLGVLGDWNNPYLTMNFRNEADEIRALGKIWEKGYVFRGLQPVNWCFDCGSALAEAEVEYQDKTDPTVDVGFALDDAQRPQLAKAFGLTDLPNKPGQIVIWTTTPWTIPANQAMNVHPELTYALVDVGDKLLILAKERVETCLQDYGLEGKVIATCQGAQLANISFWHPLATLHEGYKRLSPIYPAEYVTLDTGTGIVHSAPAYGEEDFKSCKANKLADKDILNPVMGNGVYASWLPCFANEYIWTANPKIIEAMREAGSLLRDKTYTHSYMHCWRHKSPIIYRATSQWFASMDKKSSDGKTSLRETALAGIENTEFFPAWGKQRLHSMIANRPDWTLSRQRQWGVPMAFFVHKESGEPHPRTVELLEEIAKRVEKEGIEAWQKLEVAELLGDEAAQYEKNRDTLDVWFDSGTTHWHVIRGSHRDELLTTDAETQNGRLADLYLEGSDQHRGWFHSSLLTGAMLDGKPPYKALLTHGFTVDGQGRKMSKSVGNVIAPQQVADKLGAEIIRLWVASTDYSGEMTISDEILKRVTESYRRIRNTLRFLLANLSDFDPTKHAMPADQWLEIDRYAVALANDLQNDVESHYKAYEFQPAVARMLTFSSEDLGGFYLDILKDRLYTSAPDSPDRRAAQNALFHITRNLLKWFSPFLSFTAEEAWKDFPHGSGNKPSESIFMEEFGQFPEIAHADELLAKWSRIRELRSEVTKAIEVEREAGTVGSSLQAELTIKVGDGYFAILHSLEDDLRFITITSSANIELSNEGLEVLVRGSQHKKCGRCWHHTKDVGSHADHPELCGRCISNLFGAGDHRLFA from the coding sequence ATTTCCAGAAAAAAGCTTATGTCTGAAAAAGAAAACTCTTATCCCGTTAACTTACTTGATACCTCCTTCCCTATGCGAGGGGATCTTGCTAAACGCGAACCACAGTGGGTAGCTGCGTGGCAAAAGAATACGCTCTACGAAAAAATTCGTGCGGCACATGCCAATCAACCCACGTTCATTTTGCATGATGGCCCTCCTTATGCAAATGGCGACATTCACATTGGTCATGCGGTCAATAAGATTCTGAAGGACATGATTGTGAAGTCGCGTTGGCTTATGGGCTTTGACTCGGCCTATGTGCCCGGCTGGGATTGCCATGGCATGCCAATTGAGATTCAGATTGAAAAAGAGTTTGGTAAAAATTTACCAACTGCTGAAGTGCAATCTAAAGCGCGCGCTTATGCTCATGTTCAAGTTGAGAAGCAGAAGAAAGATTTTGAGCGCTTGGGCGTATTGGGCGACTGGAATAACCCCTATCTCACCATGAACTTCCGCAATGAGGCCGACGAAATCCGCGCTCTTGGCAAGATCTGGGAGAAGGGTTATGTCTTCCGCGGCTTACAACCAGTGAACTGGTGCTTTGATTGTGGTTCCGCCCTGGCTGAAGCTGAGGTTGAATACCAAGATAAAACTGACCCAACAGTCGATGTTGGTTTTGCATTGGATGATGCGCAGCGACCACAATTAGCTAAAGCGTTTGGCCTTACCGATTTACCGAATAAACCAGGTCAGATTGTGATCTGGACAACAACCCCTTGGACCATTCCCGCCAACCAAGCGATGAATGTCCATCCAGAACTCACATATGCGTTGGTCGATGTCGGTGATAAGTTACTCATTCTTGCTAAAGAGCGCGTTGAAACTTGTTTGCAAGACTATGGCTTGGAAGGCAAAGTAATTGCCACTTGCCAAGGCGCTCAGTTAGCGAATATTTCTTTTTGGCATCCGCTAGCGACATTGCATGAAGGCTATAAACGCCTCTCTCCAATTTATCCAGCTGAATATGTCACGCTTGATACGGGTACCGGCATCGTTCACTCTGCACCCGCTTATGGCGAGGAAGACTTTAAATCCTGTAAAGCCAATAAGCTTGCTGACAAAGATATCCTGAACCCAGTGATGGGCAATGGTGTGTATGCATCTTGGTTGCCATGCTTTGCCAACGAATACATCTGGACAGCCAATCCAAAGATTATTGAAGCGATGCGTGAAGCGGGTAGCCTCTTGCGCGACAAAACCTATACCCACTCGTATATGCATTGCTGGCGTCATAAGTCGCCCATCATTTACCGCGCCACCTCACAATGGTTTGCGAGCATGGATAAGAAATCCTCCGATGGCAAAACCAGTTTGCGTGAGACTGCGTTAGCTGGCATTGAGAACACTGAGTTCTTCCCAGCTTGGGGTAAGCAACGTTTACACAGCATGATTGCCAACCGTCCGGATTGGACTTTGTCACGCCAACGTCAATGGGGTGTGCCAATGGCTTTCTTTGTTCACAAAGAAAGTGGTGAGCCACATCCACGTACTGTTGAGTTACTTGAAGAAATTGCAAAGCGCGTAGAAAAAGAAGGTATCGAGGCCTGGCAAAAATTGGAAGTTGCCGAGCTCCTTGGCGATGAAGCCGCGCAATACGAAAAGAACCGCGATACCTTGGATGTTTGGTTTGACTCCGGCACAACGCACTGGCATGTCATTCGTGGCTCGCACCGCGATGAATTACTCACCACTGATGCAGAAACACAAAATGGTCGTCTGGCAGATTTATATCTCGAAGGGTCAGACCAACACCGCGGCTGGTTCCACTCCTCATTACTTACCGGCGCGATGCTGGATGGCAAGCCACCATACAAAGCACTCTTGACTCACGGCTTTACGGTCGACGGGCAAGGTCGCAAGATGAGTAAGTCTGTGGGAAATGTGATTGCGCCTCAACAGGTGGCAGACAAGCTGGGCGCAGAAATCATTCGCCTCTGGGTTGCTTCTACTGACTACTCTGGTGAAATGACGATCTCAGACGAGATCCTCAAACGCGTTACCGAGAGCTACCGCCGCATTCGCAACACCTTACGTTTCTTATTGGCAAACTTATCGGACTTTGATCCCACTAAACATGCGATGCCCGCTGATCAGTGGCTGGAAATTGATCGCTATGCGGTTGCACTTGCTAACGACTTGCAAAACGATGTGGAATCCCATTACAAAGCATATGAATTCCAGCCTGCGGTCGCCCGCATGTTGACTTTCTCTTCTGAGGATTTAGGCGGCTTCTATTTGGATATTCTGAAGGATCGTCTCTATACCAGCGCGCCAGACTCACCCGATCGTCGCGCCGCACAAAATGCTTTATTCCATATCACCCGCAATCTGTTGAAATGGTTCTCGCCATTCCTCTCCTTTACCGCGGAAGAAGCCTGGAAAGATTTCCCACATGGCTCTGGAAACAAGCCATCGGAATCCATCTTCATGGAAGAATTTGGTCAATTCCCTGAAATTGCTCATGCTGATGAATTGCTCGCGAAATGGAGTCGCATTCGGGAGCTCCGCTCTGAAGTTACCAAGGCGATTGAAGTGGAACGTGAGGCAGGCACTGTTGGTTCGTCATTACAGGCCGAGCTTACTATCAAAGTCGGTGATGGTTACTTTGCCATCCTACATTCGCTGGAAGATGATTTGCGTTTTATCACGATCACCTCTAGTGCCAACATTGAGTTGAGCAACGAAGGCTTAGAAGTTTTAGTACGGGGCAGTCAACACAAGAAGTGTGGTCGCTGCTGGCATCACACCAAAGATGTTGGCAGTCACGCTGATCATCCAGAGTTATGTGGTCGCTGTATTAGCAACTTATTTGGCGCTGGCGATCACCGCCTGTTTGCGTAA
- the lspA gene encoding signal peptidase II, with the protein MKSLPLLRYLAIAVIVLLLDQLSKRSALSNLQMGVPEPVLPFMNWLLLFNPGAAFSFLAQGSGWQRRFFAALGIAASIYIIWMLYKSQSDKLLCIALGLILGGALGNVVDRVMYGAVVDFIDLYYANWHWPAFNIADSAICVGATLIILGELRKSFGKSAQYH; encoded by the coding sequence ATGAAAAGTCTCCCCTTGCTTCGCTATCTGGCAATCGCCGTCATCGTGCTCTTGCTCGACCAGCTGAGCAAGCGGTCGGCATTAAGTAATTTGCAGATGGGTGTTCCTGAGCCTGTTTTACCCTTTATGAACTGGTTGCTCCTCTTTAACCCAGGCGCGGCTTTTTCATTCTTGGCGCAAGGCTCTGGCTGGCAACGCCGGTTTTTTGCCGCGCTTGGCATTGCCGCGTCGATATACATTATTTGGATGCTCTATAAAAGTCAAAGCGATAAGCTGCTCTGTATTGCCCTCGGCCTAATCTTAGGTGGCGCACTAGGGAACGTCGTGGATCGTGTGATGTATGGCGCTGTGGTCGACTTTATTGACCTCTATTACGCCAATTGGCATTGGCCAGCATTTAACATTGCTGATAGCGCTATTTGCGTAGGCGCTACCCTTATTATTTTGGGCGAATTGCGCAAGTCATTTGGCAAATCAGCCCAATATCATTAA
- the coaBC gene encoding bifunctional phosphopantothenoylcysteine decarboxylase/phosphopantothenate--cysteine ligase CoaBC, whose amino-acid sequence MQSLINKKIVLGISGGIAAYKAPELARQLMQEGASVQVVMTAAAQQFVTPVTMQALTGNPVYLSQWDSGIPNHMAHIELSRSADAIVIAPASADLMAKLSLGLADDLLTTLCIARDCPLLLTPAMNKQMWEHAATQRSVQRLTDDGVTLLGPASGFQACGEVGMGRMLEPAEITEQVIAFFQKKSLAGKKVLITAGPTFEAIDPVRCITNHSSGKMGFAIAKAALEAGAQVHLIAGPCDLATPLVATGNIVRTDVVSAKEMHAATLNAIDCDIFFAVAAVADWGIANPAKEKIKRQGNQAPNLEFVANPDILLDVAKAVKTRSGKPHPYCVGFAAESTDLEKHADEKRKRKGIPVIVGNIGPDTFGSDLNQLLVIDSAGSKKIAKAEKIQLARQLIQLVAKKI is encoded by the coding sequence ATGCAATCACTTATCAATAAGAAGATCGTTCTCGGCATCTCCGGCGGTATTGCGGCCTATAAGGCCCCAGAGCTAGCACGCCAATTGATGCAGGAGGGTGCCTCAGTGCAAGTGGTCATGACTGCAGCTGCGCAACAATTTGTAACGCCAGTAACCATGCAAGCACTCACTGGTAATCCAGTGTATTTAAGCCAATGGGATAGCGGTATTCCGAATCATATGGCGCACATCGAGTTGTCACGTTCTGCGGATGCGATTGTAATAGCGCCCGCAAGCGCAGACCTCATGGCAAAGCTATCCTTAGGTTTGGCAGATGACTTATTGACTACTCTCTGCATTGCGAGAGACTGCCCGCTGTTGCTAACTCCAGCAATGAATAAGCAAATGTGGGAACATGCAGCCACCCAAAGAAGCGTGCAAAGACTTACTGATGATGGGGTAACCCTTCTCGGACCTGCTAGCGGCTTTCAGGCTTGTGGCGAAGTTGGAATGGGCCGCATGCTCGAGCCCGCCGAAATCACCGAACAAGTGATTGCCTTCTTTCAGAAAAAATCGCTAGCGGGCAAAAAAGTATTGATTACCGCCGGCCCTACGTTTGAAGCAATTGATCCAGTACGATGTATTACCAATCACAGCTCAGGCAAGATGGGTTTCGCCATTGCAAAGGCCGCTCTTGAAGCGGGAGCTCAAGTCCATTTAATTGCCGGACCTTGTGATCTCGCAACACCACTAGTGGCTACCGGCAATATTGTCCGCACAGATGTAGTTAGCGCTAAAGAAATGCATGCGGCCACTCTCAATGCGATTGATTGCGATATTTTCTTTGCGGTGGCTGCTGTTGCAGACTGGGGCATTGCCAACCCAGCGAAAGAGAAGATTAAACGCCAAGGCAACCAAGCACCAAACCTCGAGTTTGTAGCGAACCCAGATATCTTGCTTGATGTTGCAAAAGCAGTAAAGACCAGAAGTGGGAAGCCTCATCCTTATTGCGTGGGCTTTGCGGCCGAATCAACAGATTTAGAAAAGCATGCTGATGAAAAGCGTAAGCGCAAGGGCATTCCAGTGATTGTTGGCAATATCGGCCCGGATACTTTTGGCAGTGATCTCAACCAATTGCTGGTGATTGATTCTGCAGGCAGCAAAAAAATCGCCAAGGCTGAAAAAATTCAGCTGGCACGCCAACTGATTCAGTTAGTTGCCAAAAAAATCTGA
- the dut gene encoding dUTP diphosphatase, which produces MQSLQVKILDERMRDQLPTYGTPGSAGLDLRACIEETIEIAPGQTVLVPTGLAIYVEDPRYAAFILPRSGLGHKHGIVLGNLVGLIDSDYQGQLMVSTWNRGSTPFKLEPMERLAQLVVMPVQQVELKIVEEFTESSRMSGGFGSTGRA; this is translated from the coding sequence ATGCAATCTCTCCAAGTCAAAATTCTCGATGAACGTATGCGCGACCAATTGCCAACTTACGGCACGCCTGGGAGTGCAGGCCTAGATCTACGCGCCTGCATAGAGGAAACCATCGAAATTGCACCAGGCCAAACTGTCTTAGTACCAACTGGCTTAGCGATCTATGTGGAAGATCCTCGTTATGCGGCATTCATTCTTCCGCGTTCAGGTTTGGGTCATAAGCATGGCATCGTCTTAGGTAACTTAGTGGGCCTTATTGACTCCGACTACCAAGGCCAATTGATGGTGAGCACTTGGAACCGCGGCTCAACCCCCTTCAAACTTGAACCCATGGAGCGCTTAGCTCAATTGGTGGTGATGCCTGTACAACAAGTGGAGCTCAAGATAGTTGAAGAGTTCACCGAGAGCAGTCGTATGTCGGGTGGCTTTGGCAGCACTGGCAGAGCCTAA
- a CDS encoding nucleoside deaminase produces the protein MNRRGALICLCGIGLTSITRGAIAKTNLSSLPIKQNETAMRAAIAMAVQNASYPFSAVITNAKSGTILAKGVNQTSQNPVLHGEMACINNYVSQQGNKNWGDCILYTTGEPCPMSMSALVWAGIGGVVYGSSAATIKKSGQSFTSTSSRSFNFLTLKLFILRCISFESF, from the coding sequence ATGAATCGACGCGGCGCATTAATTTGTTTATGCGGCATAGGTTTGACCAGTATCACTCGAGGTGCGATAGCAAAAACCAATCTTTCGTCGCTTCCAATAAAACAAAATGAAACTGCCATGCGCGCTGCAATTGCCATGGCAGTACAAAATGCTTCCTACCCATTTAGCGCCGTAATTACTAACGCCAAAAGCGGAACAATACTTGCTAAAGGCGTAAATCAAACTTCTCAAAATCCGGTGCTTCATGGAGAAATGGCCTGCATCAATAACTATGTCAGCCAACAAGGGAATAAGAACTGGGGCGACTGTATTCTCTACACCACTGGGGAGCCATGCCCCATGTCCATGAGTGCATTGGTATGGGCCGGTATTGGTGGCGTTGTCTATGGCAGCTCAGCAGCCACCATTAAAAAATCAGGGCAAAGCTTTACGAGCACGAGCAGCAGAAGCTTTAATTTCCTTACCTTGAAACTTTTCATTCTCCGCTGTATAAGTTTCGAAAGCTTCTAG
- the clpA gene encoding ATP-dependent Clp protease ATP-binding subunit ClpA, whose product MIAQELEVSVHMAFVDARASRHEFMTVEHLLAALLDNATAVEVLKACAVNIAELRAQLKNFINDNTPVVPGTDEVDTQPTLGFQRVIQRAIMHVQSTSNGKKEVTGANVLVAIFGEKDSHAIYFLQQQGVTRLDVVNFISHGVRKDQAEHVKPVESTQEAEESGSSGKESQLEQYTQNLNALARQGKIDPLIGRESEVERVIQVLCRRRKNNPLLVGEAGVGKTAIAEGLAWRIVQGDVPDILANAMVYSLDMGALLAGTKYRGDFERRLKSVLKSLKDHVHGVLFIDEIHTLIGAGAASGGTLDASNLLKPALSNGQLKCMGATTFAEYRGIFEKDAALSRRFQKVDVVEPTVDQTVQILRGLKSRFEEHHSVKYAAGALVAAAELSARYINDRHLPDKAIDVIDEAGAAQRILPKSKQKKTIGRPEIEEIVAKIACIPPQSVTVDDRSKLQTLDRDIKSVVFGQDAAIEALASAIKMTRAGLGKVDKPIGSFLFSGPTGVGKTEVAKQLAYILGIELLRFDMSEYMERHAVSRLIGAPPGYVGFDQGGLLTEAVNKKSHCVLLLDEIEKAHPDIVNILLQVMDHGTLTDNNGRKTDFRNVIIIMTTNAGAEAMQKSTIGFTNARESGDEMADIKKFFTPEFRNRLDAIVSFKALDESIIMRVVDKFLMQLEEQLHEKKVDVTFSPALRAHLAKHGFDPLMGARPMQRIIQDTVRKALADELLFGKLAQGGHMDVDIDADGKVLLNFDAPVLPGKATKADVAPVEEI is encoded by the coding sequence ATGATTGCCCAAGAATTAGAAGTGAGCGTGCACATGGCGTTTGTTGACGCAAGGGCATCGCGACATGAGTTCATGACGGTCGAGCATTTGCTGGCAGCCTTATTGGATAACGCTACAGCAGTTGAGGTTTTAAAGGCTTGCGCGGTCAATATCGCAGAGCTACGCGCTCAGCTTAAAAACTTCATTAATGACAATACCCCGGTAGTGCCCGGAACAGATGAGGTGGATACTCAGCCCACATTAGGTTTCCAGCGCGTGATTCAGCGTGCCATCATGCACGTACAGTCGACATCGAATGGCAAGAAAGAGGTGACTGGCGCCAATGTATTGGTTGCCATCTTTGGCGAAAAAGATTCGCATGCGATTTACTTCTTGCAACAACAAGGCGTCACTCGTTTGGATGTAGTAAACTTCATTAGCCATGGTGTGCGTAAAGATCAAGCTGAGCATGTAAAGCCAGTTGAATCAACCCAAGAGGCCGAAGAGTCTGGGTCTTCAGGCAAAGAGAGCCAGCTTGAGCAGTACACGCAAAATCTCAACGCCTTGGCTCGTCAAGGCAAGATTGATCCTTTAATTGGGCGCGAGAGTGAAGTAGAGCGCGTTATTCAGGTGCTATGCCGTCGTCGTAAAAACAATCCACTATTGGTGGGAGAGGCTGGCGTAGGTAAAACAGCAATCGCTGAAGGCCTCGCCTGGAGAATTGTGCAAGGTGACGTGCCTGATATTTTAGCCAATGCTATGGTTTACTCTTTGGATATGGGTGCGCTGCTGGCTGGCACTAAGTATCGTGGTGATTTTGAACGGCGTTTGAAGAGTGTTCTCAAGTCTCTCAAAGATCACGTTCATGGCGTCTTATTTATCGATGAGATTCACACCTTGATCGGTGCGGGTGCCGCATCAGGCGGAACGTTGGATGCAAGCAATTTGCTAAAGCCTGCATTGTCTAATGGTCAGTTGAAATGTATGGGCGCAACTACCTTCGCTGAATATCGCGGCATCTTTGAAAAAGATGCGGCTTTATCGAGGCGCTTCCAGAAAGTGGATGTCGTTGAGCCTACAGTTGATCAAACAGTGCAAATCTTGCGTGGCTTGAAGTCTCGTTTTGAAGAGCACCATAGCGTGAAGTATGCGGCTGGTGCCTTGGTGGCAGCTGCGGAACTTTCTGCTCGCTATATCAATGATCGTCATTTGCCCGATAAGGCAATCGATGTGATCGACGAAGCTGGGGCTGCTCAACGCATTCTGCCCAAGTCTAAGCAGAAGAAAACCATTGGTCGTCCTGAGATTGAAGAGATTGTAGCCAAGATTGCGTGCATACCGCCACAGTCCGTTACCGTAGATGATCGTAGTAAGTTGCAGACCTTAGATCGCGATATTAAGAGCGTAGTGTTTGGTCAGGACGCTGCGATTGAGGCTTTGGCTAGCGCCATTAAGATGACGCGTGCCGGTCTTGGCAAGGTTGATAAACCGATTGGCTCATTCTTATTCTCGGGTCCAACAGGCGTTGGTAAGACTGAGGTGGCTAAGCAGCTTGCTTACATTCTGGGTATCGAACTGCTGCGTTTTGATATGTCCGAATACATGGAGCGTCACGCGGTCAGTCGCTTGATTGGTGCGCCTCCAGGCTATGTGGGCTTTGATCAAGGTGGTTTACTCACTGAGGCGGTAAATAAGAAGTCGCATTGCGTACTCCTGCTTGATGAAATCGAAAAGGCTCATCCAGATATCGTCAATATTTTGTTGCAGGTAATGGATCACGGCACTTTGACGGACAACAATGGTCGCAAGACGGACTTCCGTAATGTGATTATCATCATGACTACGAATGCTGGCGCTGAAGCAATGCAGAAGTCCACCATTGGCTTTACCAATGCGCGTGAGTCTGGCGACGAGATGGCGGATATCAAGAAGTTCTTCACTCCCGAGTTCCGCAATCGTTTGGATGCAATCGTTTCCTTTAAGGCGCTCGATGAGTCCATCATCATGCGCGTAGTGGATAAGTTCTTGATGCAGCTTGAAGAGCAACTCCACGAGAAGAAGGTCGATGTCACTTTCAGTCCTGCATTACGTGCGCATTTGGCTAAGCATGGCTTTGATCCATTGATGGGTGCTCGCCCAATGCAACGCATTATTCAGGACACTGTTCGTAAAGCGCTTGCCGATGAGCTTTTGTTTGGCAAGCTAGCCCAAGGCGGCCATATGGACGTCGATATTGACGCGGATGGTAAAGTGCTACTGAACTTTGATGCGCCAGTGTTGCCAGGTAAGGCAACTAAAGCGGATGTGGCGCCAGTTGAAGAAATTTAA
- the clpS gene encoding ATP-dependent Clp protease adapter ClpS — MFLMSRAPKNPTTGNPSNPYVEDTILLEKQVEQVKAPSMYKVLLLNDDYTPMEFVVMVIQEYFNKDYETATRIMLQVHLVGKGVCGVLTRDVAATKVHQVIELSRESGHPLQCTMEEA, encoded by the coding sequence ATGTTTCTCATGAGTCGCGCACCAAAAAATCCTACTACTGGTAACCCCAGCAATCCGTATGTTGAAGACACCATTCTTCTCGAAAAACAGGTCGAGCAAGTCAAAGCGCCGTCGATGTATAAAGTTTTGCTATTGAATGACGATTACACGCCAATGGAATTTGTGGTGATGGTGATTCAGGAGTATTTTAATAAAGATTATGAAACAGCTACACGCATCATGTTGCAAGTGCATCTAGTTGGCAAAGGCGTTTGCGGGGTATTGACTCGCGATGTTGCTGCTACGAAAGTGCATCAGGTTATTGAACTCTCCCGTGAATCGGGTCACCCATTACAGTGCACTATGGAGGAAGCATGA
- a CDS encoding cold-shock protein: MATGIVKWFNDAKGFGFIKPDGGEEELFAHFSAITMPGFKTLKENQKVTFDITQGPKGKQATNIQAA, encoded by the coding sequence ATGGCGACCGGAATTGTTAAGTGGTTCAATGATGCAAAAGGTTTTGGCTTTATCAAACCTGATGGTGGTGAAGAAGAGTTGTTCGCGCATTTCAGCGCAATTACTATGCCTGGGTTCAAAACCCTCAAGGAAAACCAAAAGGTAACGTTTGACATTACCCAAGGTCCTAAAGGCAAGCAAGCCACCAATATCCAAGCGGCTTAA
- a CDS encoding DUF192 domain-containing protein — protein sequence MHTSIPLLRQLVISMLLLGSSIASAQVNTGLPIFELKAGIYQIQAELADTPKAREVSLMNRTSMPANSGMLFIFEQKAGHCFWMNNTKIPLSIAFIADDGKIVNIEEMQAETTNNHCPKAAVRYALEMNKQWFSERVIVPGTVISGLPRR from the coding sequence ATGCATACATCTATCCCACTCTTACGCCAATTAGTTATATCAATGCTTTTACTTGGATCGAGCATTGCATCGGCTCAAGTTAACACAGGCCTACCCATCTTTGAACTCAAAGCAGGCATCTACCAAATTCAGGCCGAACTAGCTGATACTCCTAAAGCCCGAGAGGTGAGTCTCATGAATCGCACTAGCATGCCAGCGAATTCTGGAATGCTATTTATCTTCGAACAAAAAGCAGGTCATTGCTTTTGGATGAACAACACCAAGATTCCATTATCAATCGCATTCATTGCCGATGACGGGAAGATTGTGAACATTGAAGAGATGCAGGCCGAAACTACCAATAATCACTGCCCCAAAGCAGCGGTACGTTATGCCTTAGAAATGAACAAGCAATGGTTCTCTGAACGGGTGATTGTGCCGGGCACCGTCATTAGCGGCTTACCAAGAAGATAA
- a CDS encoding pyrimidine/purine nucleoside phosphorylase has translation MQFDQVSVGKKANVFFDGKCVSHTVTLPNGVRKSVGVVLPSTLRFDLSIKESMEVVDGNAFVSINGAPEQEFKAGQSWEVKKGGYFIIRAEQPVHYVCHFE, from the coding sequence ATGCAATTTGATCAAGTTTCCGTAGGTAAAAAAGCCAATGTATTTTTTGATGGTAAATGCGTTTCCCATACCGTGACATTGCCTAATGGCGTTCGTAAGTCAGTCGGCGTGGTATTGCCAAGCACTTTGCGTTTTGATCTGAGTATCAAAGAGAGCATGGAAGTGGTTGATGGCAATGCTTTTGTCAGCATCAATGGCGCGCCTGAGCAAGAGTTCAAGGCCGGTCAAAGCTGGGAAGTAAAAAAGGGTGGTTATTTCATCATTCGCGCTGAACAACCTGTGCATTACGTTTGCCACTTTGAATAA